ATGGCTTGGCGGGGGTCCCGATGAAGACAAAGCCCGCAATCCGCTCCGGCGTGGTGCCGAACAGGTCGCGCACCGTGTCACTGAACGCCGCCCATCCGGTCAACCAGCTTGCCGCGAATCCCATCGCATGCGCGGCGTGCAACAGGTTCATCGTTGCCGCGCCTGCGGAGAGCTCCTGTTCCCACAGCGGAATGTGGCTGCCGACCTTCGGCGCGTGCAGCACCACCACCAGCGTCGGCGCCTGGCGCGCGAACTGCTCCATCGCTTCGATCTCCAGCCGTGCGGCGGTGGGTCGCTCGGCGCGATAGGCATCGACCAAAGCCGTCGCGAAGGCATCGCGCGCCTCACCCGGCACCACCACGAAGCGCCACGGGGCGAGCTTGCCGTGATCGGGCGTCCGCACGGCGATCTCGATGATGTCGCGCAGCTGTGCCGCGTCGGGGCCGGGAGCGATCAGGTCGCGCGCCTTGCCCGAGCGGCGGGTGCGCAGCAGCGAAAGCGGGGTGGTGGTGTCGTTGAAAGTCATCCGCGCCCGTTAGCGCGCCGATCCGCCGCCGCAAAGGGCCATTGCGAACGAGTCGCAATGGGCCAAGCCGAACCGGTCACGGTTTCCACTGTAACAATCATGCTTCACATGCGGGTTTTCGCCGCTAGTCTCCCCGCCATCCGGCCCCAGGGGCCAAGAAATGTCAGGGAGTTTCGTGCCGATGGCGCACACACCAGCAGCCGCACCGGGCGGCGAGCGAACCTTTTTGGGCCACCCGCTCGGCCTCTTCATCCTCTTCTTCGCCGAAATGTGGGAGCGATTCTCCTACTACGGCATGCGCGCGCTGTTGATGTTCTACCTGACCAAGCACTGGCTCTTTTCCGACCAGTCTTCGAGCGTTATCTACGGCGCCTACACCGCGCTGGTGTACATCACCCCGGTGCTGGGCGGCTATCTGGCCGACAAATATCTGGGGCAGCGCAAGGCGGTACTGTACGGTGCAGTGCTGCTGACCTTTGGCCACTTCCTGATGGGGTTCGAGGGTACTGGCGGTCAGGATCCCAGCGCCCTCAACGTCTTCTGGCTCGCGCTCGCCTTCATCATTGTCGGCTCGGGCTTCCTGAAGGCCAATATCTCGGTGATCGTCGGCCAACTCTATCCGCGAACGGACGTGCGGCGTGATGGCGCGTACACGATCTTCTATATGGGGATTAACCTCGGCGCGGCGCTTGGTTCGCTGCTCTGCGGCTATCTCGGCGAAACCTATGGCTGGAGCTACGGCTTCGGCGCGGCCGGTGTCGGCATGCTGCTGGGTCTGATCGTCTTCGTGCTCGGCAAGCCGTTGCTCATGGGCAAGGGCGAAGCCCCCGACGCCGCAAAACTTGCCAAGCCGGTCCTTGGCATCAAGCTCGAATGGCTGCTGTATGTGGTCGGTCTAGTCGCCGTGGTGGTGTGCTGGTGGCTGGTGCAGAATCAGGCGGTCGTGGGCACCCTGCTGGGCATCGGCGGCACAATCCTGATTCTTTATGTCCTGGGCGTCGCGACCTTCGTCTTCGTCCACGGCTCCTATGCCGCAGCTCCCAAGCTGCCCCTCGGACTGTTCGCACTCGGCGGCGCGCTCGCGATCGCTGCATTCCTCGCCATGTTCATCGGAGCAATGACGGACAGCGCCGCGCAAAATCTGGCGCTCGGCGGCTTCGGATTGTCCCTGCTCGTCGTCATCTGGCAATCCATTGGGCGCTCCAATCACGATCGCGACCGCATTTTCGCGGCGATGTTCCTGATCGTCGGATCGATCCTGTTCTGGGCGTTGTTCGAACAGGCGGGTTCGTCCCTCAACTTGCTCACCGATCGGCATGTCGATCGCACGATCTTTGGGTGGGAAGCCAAGGCGTCGATGTTCCAGTCGCTCAACGCGATCTACATCGTGCTGCTGGCACCGCTGTTTGCCTGGCTTTGGACCACGCTGGGTCGCAAGGGCATCGAGCCGTCCACCCCGGCCAAATTCGGTCTGGCAGTCGTACAACTTGGTATCGGCTTTCTCGTGTTGGTCGCGGGCGGCGCGGGAGCGGGCGATGGCGTGATGATCCCGCTCGTGTTCATCTTCCTGATCTACCTGCTCCACACCACTGGCGAGCTTTGTCTGTCACCGGTGGGCCTGAGCGCCATGAACCGACTGGCACCGGCCCATATGGCATCGCTCATCATGGGCACCTGGTTCTTCGCGTCAGCCACCGGGAATTTCGTCGCCGGACTGATCGCCGCAGCGACGGGTTCGGAAAGTGCAAGCGGTGAGGCGGCAAATGTTCAGACGGTGCTGGATGTGTACAGCACGAT
The genomic region above belongs to Sphingomonas sp. J315 and contains:
- a CDS encoding nitroreductase, whose protein sequence is MTFNDTTTPLSLLRTRRSGKARDLIAPGPDAAQLRDIIEIAVRTPDHGKLAPWRFVVVPGEARDAFATALVDAYRAERPTAARLEIEAMEQFARQAPTLVVVLHAPKVGSHIPLWEQELSAGAATMNLLHAAHAMGFAASWLTGWAAFSDTVRDLFGTTPERIAGFVFIGTPAKPLEERPRPDLDAIVSDWVA
- a CDS encoding peptide MFS transporter; amino-acid sequence: MAHTPAAAPGGERTFLGHPLGLFILFFAEMWERFSYYGMRALLMFYLTKHWLFSDQSSSVIYGAYTALVYITPVLGGYLADKYLGQRKAVLYGAVLLTFGHFLMGFEGTGGQDPSALNVFWLALAFIIVGSGFLKANISVIVGQLYPRTDVRRDGAYTIFYMGINLGAALGSLLCGYLGETYGWSYGFGAAGVGMLLGLIVFVLGKPLLMGKGEAPDAAKLAKPVLGIKLEWLLYVVGLVAVVVCWWLVQNQAVVGTLLGIGGTILILYVLGVATFVFVHGSYAAAPKLPLGLFALGGALAIAAFLAMFIGAMTDSAAQNLALGGFGLSLLVVIWQSIGRSNHDRDRIFAAMFLIVGSILFWALFEQAGSSLNLLTDRHVDRTIFGWEAKASMFQSLNAIYIVLLAPLFAWLWTTLGRKGIEPSTPAKFGLAVVQLGIGFLVLVAGGAGAGDGVMIPLVFIFLIYLLHTTGELCLSPVGLSAMNRLAPAHMASLIMGTWFFASATGNFVAGLIAAATGSESASGEAANVQTVLDVYSTIGWVAIGVGVAILVVSPLIKKLMHLDTLRDDGELAGTAQLAEPQAPGVHLEDEKR